From Cydia splendana chromosome 4, ilCydSple1.2, whole genome shotgun sequence, one genomic window encodes:
- the LOC134790147 gene encoding uncharacterized protein LOC134790147 translates to MSFCRITGRSRGLPKPHYFPVLAPISPADAKRCCRITGKSYGLPSHHYIPVLLTARSGRKKCKITNVSGELGPHHYAPEINYGNRKHDILPDFRYIFPVLDGSTEAQKALMDMLQTKHVNEDKRYVYTVQERRCSLVFSAQMEQAVRDGDVRDVMLAKDSDTVLIKTKQGRSVSMDFKDFTEDVDMYEGEGPNAEVLLQREKEELEERKKKRKRTAGLSSMKKIFENKEKLAEVQELEEEKLRQERLSKKAKLDTKHEKHDVKSFSCNNFDVSHMRSKSSIVSCTAEWTERMHPLIESWDWELFEKEAGNKQVIPTVTQLPTPVKITPYHCEAEIYESEQNISDVSIPLESVPCVNPLKVPKERPSETILNAVKELSEERLNETMNIEEKLLSENKVDMLPSLDMLPDVIKNIKKGKREKIAKVSGLTIDINKAKKFIPGQHVNTPQGPVFVPGQTVETPVGPLFVPGLSVNTPDGPGLIPGHIVTNENTNEPLFLSGQVLHTSNGEEFVCGQVMKNKDNGHRFTEGQTVVSEEGLKFVPGKVLHSGSEEIFVPGQTIMTPEGVQFIPGQTMTDSKGVIFTPGQNAKINNDWQFVPGQVVHQDDGLQFVPGATIATPNGLKFVPGQTVSVDGETIFVPGITKTTSNDNLQFVPGTTVETIDGPKFIEGQIVHTEYGEKFMPGKTIVETNGHVEFSVAKSVEDITFSESAPTGLPIDIKTCSLSEESLYVFGHMVQTAKGIEFYPGPRMPNIDGKVVPGRLVKNELNQSRFVPGMMVEGVFVPGQIVFTENGEQFVPGQVVDTTDGPKFVPGQVVNTRNGPKFVPGQTIHTIDGPRFVPGQIIETKAGPTFIPGQVISTEDEGSRFVPGQVVDTEEGPRFVPGRVIETDDNGVTFVPGQIVQTPEGLKFIAPDLTEGEEGLEFSVQSFVVTPEELKLLKVKTNPNDTTSTKGELSIDTKMLRQLSEAGMSIGRQVPADLPAISVILNHTRNVEALKAFVTDYGLKDEIANQLMDVITSIIEMSAHLKSEIHENDEEKINDRKSRVNKKRLEMQETGYVGGNGQSAQQEHVKNSIAAAVLAALVTAEQFEEINNNNGREKYKLILKSIDTILGKNIDEDLVSAMFQILQKNEDKEFLCEEILENTTQPKVELIKIAINSSLQKNAISEEDIIEKFGDFLSSEHEVLGPAFKNITKNDTNILHHVLSHISDSISFIKTEHEAAETLQKAIVSAVQEASAKELEIILNDTESKNLKELIAQSVGLAKILGMRDVAASLLSVANDEQCLSKIASDPTSLNILKRLTVMRKLADKTPSLHSALKKLETDPELARTDPKLRDLVRESGALMIVPEEPALMTSADVPLSLLDPENTLAMEDFLLQHKKHKGALLIMKRGLQCVIPREASRAVLSGQVGYTVLDESGIRHFEPLSVFSALNLSQPTAHRFAMYSCLIADNHEEDTEDLTGYCNGITNNQRIRLGGWSSGNRRYSGVLLDRENTRSRMSSLDYTPSYKRYPSRSLSRSRSSCSRSPSKVEDVVVATTDYTASADDEVSLKAGDIVEVLDTKAALGSKYRGRVYRYENHFFNTRGPSIDYVFSVPTYRMYYY, encoded by the exons ATGTCGTTCTGTAGAATCACTGGCCGCAGCCGTGGGCTGCCCAAGCCGCACTACTTCCCGGTCCTCGCTCCGATCTCCCCTGCGGACGCCAAGCGATGCTGCAGGATCACCGGCAAATCCTACGGACTGCCTTCTCATCACTACATTCCAGTGCTTCTGACCGCCCGCTCCGGCAGAAAGAAGTGCAAAATCACCAACGTCTCCGGCGAACTTGGCCCGCACCACTACGCTCCAGAAATTAACTACGGCAACAGAAAACATGACATTCTACCGGACTTCAGATATATTTTCCCTGTACTTGATGGTTCGACGGAGGCACAAAAGGCATTAATGGATATGCTACAGACGAAACATGTCAATGAAGATAAGCGTTACGTGTATACCGTACAAGAAAGAAGATGCAGTTTAGTGTTCTCCGCTCAAATGGAGCAGGCAGTGCGCGACGGTGATGTTAGAGACGTGATGTTGGCGAAAGATTCGGACACAGTGCTAATAAAAACGAAACAGGGCCGTAGTGTCTCCATGGACTTTAAGGATTTCACAGAAGACGTTGATATGTACGAAGGGGAAGGGCCTAATGCAGAGGTTCTATTGCAAAGGGAAAAGGAAGAATTagaagaaagaaagaagaagagGAAACGTACCGCTGGATTATCTTCAATGaagaaaatatttgaaaacaaaGAAAAGCTGGCTGAAGTACAAGAGTTGGAAGAGGAAAAGCTTAGGCAAGAACGCCTCTCCAAGAAGGCTAAATTAGACACTAAACACGAAAAGCATGACGTTAAAAGCTTCAGTTGTAACAATTTTGATGTGAGCCATATGCGCTCTAAGTCAAGTATAGTTAGTTGCACCGCCGAGTGGACGGAGCGAATGCATCCGTTAATAGAATCGTGGGACTGGGAGCTGTTTGAAAAGGAAGCGGGTAATAAACAAGTAATCCCAACGGTAACCCAATTGCCGACACCTGTCAAAATAACCCCGTATCACTGTGAAGCTGAGATTTACGAGTCTGAACAAAATATTAGCGATGTGTCGATTCCGCTGGAAAGTGTACCGTGTGTGAACCCCCTTAAAGTTCCAAAGGAACGTCCGTCCGAAACAATCCTAAACGCAGTGAAAGAATTAAGCGAGGAGCGTTTGAATGAAACAATGAATATCGAAGAGAAATTACTTTCTGAAAACAAGGTTGACATGCTTCCGTCGTTGGATATGTTACCGgatgttattaaaaatataaagaagGGCAAGAGAGAAAAAATAGCTAAAGTTTCTGGTTTGACGATAGACATAAACAAAGCGAAAAAGTTTATCCCCGGACAACATGTCAACACACCACAGGGTCCAGTATTTGTTCCGGGCCAGACTGTAGAAACTCCAGTTGGTCCTTTGTTTGTTCCCGGCCTTAGTGTGAATACGCCCGATGGCCCAGGGCTTATACCGGGACATATTGTCACAAATGAAAATACCAACGAACCTCTCTTCCTCTCGGGGCAAGTGCTGCATACATCGAATGGAGAGGAATTCGTGTGTGGACAAGTAATGAAAAATAAGGATAATGGCCACCGCTTTACAGAAGGTCAAACAGTCGTATCTGAAGAAGGCTTGAAGTTTGTACCAGGAAAAGTACTACACAGCGGTTCTGAAGAAATATTCGTACCCGGCCAAACAATAATGACTCCGGAAGGCGTTCAGTTTATTCCCGGACAAACTATGACTGACAGCAAAGGAGTTATTTTTACACCAGGTCAAAACGCGAAGATAAATAATGATTGGCAATTCGTGCCAGGACAGGTGGTGCATCAAGATGATGGATTACAGTTCGTGCCCGGAGCAACAATAGCAACACCAAACGGACTGAAGTTCGTACCGGGTCAAACCGTTTCCGTCGACGGTGAAACGATCTTTGTACCCGGTATCACAAAAACAACAAGCAACGACAATTTACAATTCGTACCGGGCACCACAGTGGAAACAATCGATGGACCGAAATTTATTGAAGGTCAAATAGTGCATACCGAATATGGAGAAAAGTTTATGCCCGGCAAAACTATTGTGGAAACTAATGGGCACGTGGAGTTTTCAGTTGCAAAGTCTGTAGAAGATATTACGTTCTCAGAATCTGCTCCTACTGGATTACCAATTGATATCAAGACATGCTCGCTGTCTGAGGAGTCCTTGTATGTTTTTGGACACATGGTGCAAACAGCGAAGGGTATTGAATTTTACCCTGGGCCAAGGATGCCGAATATTGATGGTAAAGTCGTCCCTGGTCGGCTCGTTAAAAACGAATTAAACCAGTCACGCTTCGTTCCCGGAATGATGGTAGAGGGTGTTTTTGTACCCGGTCAAATAGTATTCACTGAAAACGGAGAACAGTTTGTCCCTGGCCAAGTGGTTGATACTACTGACGGACCCAAATTTGTTCCTGGGCAAGTAGTAAACACAAGAAATGGACCAAAATTTGTTCCAGGTCAAACAATTCATACTATTGATGGGCCGCGATTTGTACCGGGACAAATTATTGAAACGAAAGCTGGCCCTACGTTCATACCTGGCCAAGTTATTTCTACAGAAGATGAAGGGTCAAGGTTCGTCCCAGGTCAAGTGGTTGACACTGAAGAAGGACCTAGATTTGTTCCTGGAAGGGTCATTGAAACTGATGACAACGGAGTCACATTCGTGCCCGGACAAATCGTTCAAACTCCTGAAGGCCTCAAATTCATTGCCCCTGATCTTACAGAAGGTGAAGAAGGTCTTGAATTCTCCGTACAAAGCTTTGTTGTCACTCCAGAGGAGTTAAAGTTATTGAAAGTCAAAACGAATCCCAATGATACTACTTCAACTAAAGGAGAGTTGAGTATTGATACCAAGATGTTAAGACAGCTTTCTGAAGCAGGAATGTCTATTGGAAGACAAGTACCTGCAGATTTACCTGCTATCAGTGTAATTTTGAACCACACACGTAACGTTGAAGCCTTGAAGGCGTTTGTCACTGATTATGGACTTAAAGATGAAATAGCAAACCAATTGATGGATGTGATTACGTCAATCATAGAAATGAGTGCCCATTTGAAATCTGAAATACACGAAAATGAtgaagaaaaaataaatgacaGGAAGAGTAGAGTTAATAAGAAAAGATTAGAAATGCAGGAAACTGGATATGTTGGTGGTAATGGCCAAAGTGCACAACAAGAACATGTCAAAAATTCTATAGCGGCAGCAGTCTTGGCTGCTCTAGTCACTGCTGAACAATTCGAAGAGATAAACAACAATAACGGCAGGGAAAAGTATAAACTGATCTTAAAATCTATTGATACCATTTTAGGAAAAAACATAGACGAAGACTTAGTTTCTGCTATGTTccaaattttacaaaaaaatgaagACAAAGAATTCTTGTGTGAAGAAATATTGGAAAATACGACACAGCCAAAAGTCGAATTGATCAAAATTGCAATTAACAGCTCTTTACAGAAAAATGCAATAAGTGAAGAAGATATAATTGAAAAATTCGGTGATTTCCTGAGCAGTGAACATGAGGTTCTAGGACCGGCTTTCAAGAATATCACTAAAAATGACACAAATATCTTACACCATGTTTTGAGTCATATTTCAGACTCAATCTCGTTTATCAAAACTGAACATGAAGCCGCAGAGACACTACAAAAAGCTATTGTATCTGCCGTACAAGAGGCGAGTGCAAAGGaattagaaattatattaaatgaCACAGAAAGTAAAAATTTGAAAGAATTAATAGCTCAATCTGTTGGTTTGGCGAAAATTCTCGGAATGCGCGATGTTGCCGCTAGTCTCTTGTCAGTTGCGAACGACGAACAATGTTTATCTAAAATAGCAAGCGACCCAACGAGTCTAAACATTTTGAAACGCCTGACAGTCATGCGGAAACTCGCAGACAAAACACCAAGCTTACACTcggctttaaaaaaattggagaCTGACCCAGAACTGGCTCGAACAGATCCCAAACTACGGGATTTGGTTAGAGAAAGTGGTGCGCTTATGATCGTTCCTGAGGAGCCTGCTTTGATGACATCGGCAGATGTGCCTTTGAGTTTGCTCGATCCCGAAAATACCTTAGCCATGGAAGATTTCCTTTTGCAACATAAAAAGCATAAAGGGGCTTTATTGATAATGAAAAGAGGTCTCCAATGTGTGATTCCTAGAGAAGCTAGCCGAGCTGTATTGTCAGGACAAGTAGGTTACACAGTTCTTGACGAAAGCGGAATCAGGCATTTCGAGCCTTTGAGCGTCTTTTCAGCCTTAAATTTGAGTCAACCTACAGCACACCGTTTTGCAATGTACAGCTGTCTTATCGCCGATAATCACGAGGAAGATACAGAAGACTTAACAGGTTACTGTAATGGTATAACCAATAACCAAAGAATCAGATTAGGCGGATGGTCAAGCGGGAATCGCAGATACAGCGGCGTTTTACTCGATAGAGAAAACACTAGGAGTCGGATGAGTAGTTTGGATTACACGCCAAGTTACAAACGCTACCCCTCGAGATCTCTCTCAAGATCGAGATCTAGTTGTAGCAGAAGTCCTTCTAAG GTCGAAGACGTAGTGGTAGCCACGACAGACTATACGGCTTCAGCCGACGACGAAGTGTCTCTAAAAGCCGGGGATATTGTAGAGGTTCTCGACACGAAGGCAGCCCTCGGATCCAA GTACAGAGGTCGAGTATATCGTTACGAGAACCATTTCTTCAATACACGAGGACCATCCATTGACTACGTATTTAGCGTTCCCACCTACAGAATGTACTATTACTGA